Within Conger conger chromosome 3, fConCon1.1, whole genome shotgun sequence, the genomic segment GACCTGAAACTATAATTTAAGAAGCAGAAAACAAGAATATGGtatttgaaaatgagaaattaaGAATTATGGGTAATGAAAATTGTCAAATGTCCTTGTTTGGTGGCACTGAATATATACTCATCtagcattttattatgaacatttttactttataacacctacttattcaggcaattatctaatcagccaattgtgtggcagcactgcaatgcatacaatcatgtacatatgggtcaggagcttcagttaacgttcacatcaaccatcagaatggggaaaaatgtgatccaagtgactttgaccttggaatgattgttggtgacagacagggtgagttgagtatctcagaaattgcagatctcctgggattttcatgcacactagtctctagagtttgcaaagaatggtgcaaaaaaactaaaagaaatccagtgactagcagttctgcaggcagaaacgccttgttaatgagagacatcagaggggAATGAccacactggtcaaagctgacaggaaggtcacagtaagtctaataaatacctaataaagtgctcgttgACAAAATTATTACTGGATCACAGTCAAATTATGGTGAATGGCGTCAAATACTATTCTGAATTCAATGTGAATTGTATGACTAAGACTGCATAGGCACATTTCTTTTGTGCAGTTTAGCGGAGGTTAGACCTCCTATTCATGAGAAGGCTTTGTTTTCCAGACAGCGACCCACACACTTCTTCCATACAGACCTCACCTGATATTCGTCATGTAGCCTCCATCATCAGCATAAAAGAAGAACACACTACTTTCTGTCCGGGATATATGAGCTTCAAGCCAACTACCACAGTCCTGCGTCTTCTCCTGGTCTTCAGTCGTGGCCCTGCTAAGCACTTGCCTAACTACGCCgattcataaaatatttatgaGGTTTTTATTTATAAGTTTGTGAAAACTACTTTTAATCTGTCTACCTATAATTAGTATAATTACCGTAACCATATACAAGCAATAGACCTGAAACTATCATTTAAGAAGCAGAAAACAAGAATAATGGGTAATGAATCTTCCTTTGGTAGTTGTTTGAAGGTGCCAATGtcgaaaatgtattttatgttcaatGAATTTACATGTTTAATGAAATCGACTCCCAAACAGCACATATGCtttttgttatttcattgttCTCATTGTCTCAGTCCTGCATCGGGGATCCCCAGTTGCCCAGTCTTCTGTGAGTGAATCAAACTTGAGAAAAACATTGCATGACATTGTATGAACCCGAAGATCTAgtaagttttcttttttaaatggcatttgtgtgtgtgtgtgtgtgtgtgtgtacgatgCAGTCAGTAAGCACTCGgacaataaaaatgaggttaaaATTCATCATCTTTATTTAAGTCTCCTTACATCCATATCGAGTGATCTATTTAGGGATTACATCCCTATTCATATGGAGTCCCTCAATTTTAGGAgacaaaaagtaattggatagttGGCTTCTCAGTGGTTACTGTGCAtgcaagtgtctgtgtgtgcgcgcgcgcacgtacgtgtgtgtgtgtgtgtgtgtgtggcacgtgtgtggcacgtgtgtgtgtgtgtgtgtgtgtgtggcacgtgtgtgtgtgtgtgtgtgtgtgtgtgtgtgtgtgtggcacgtgtgtgggtgtgggtgtgtgtgtgcatagatgTGGCCTTTTACAGTAGTATAAAAGAAAGTGTATTGTGTAAAGtggcaaataaacaaaatgacagCACTGATGCGAGCCGTATGATATAATTCAGCAGGACGGCTGGCACTGAACTACACTCTTGGGAGACGGTTGTAAAGGGCCCTATAGCCACCACGGAGGGGAATGTCTGTGAAGTTAACGCTGGGCGACGTCCCCCGGCTGAGCGCAGCGTACAGCGCTGCGAGACCTGGTCGGGCCTGCGGCTCCCTGCACGTCTGGCCTCCTGAGCGGCACTTACACCGCAGCAGCTCCCTTCACTGGGAAGATCCGCGTTCTCAGCCTCTCCACCATCTCCGGCTCCGACAGAGAGGCAAACTCCTCCTGAGGTACCTGGAGCAACACGTCACAGCACAGGAGAATGAGCAATATGCAACCCTACACACTACCATCACGACTAGAAGCTGATGCATTACCTTATATCACATCACATTAGAGCACAGGAGAATGAGCAATATACAACCCTACACACTACCACCACGACTAGAAGCTGATACATTACCTtatatcacatcacatcacagggGAATGAGCAATATACAACCCTACACACTACCACCATGACTAGAAGCTGATACATTACCTTATATCACACCACATCAAATCgcagtcagacctgggtcaaatctgtaaatgttttggattcaaagggttttctgtgtttttctgagcTGGTCCGGTTTATTGGAGCCTTTGAAATACGCTCAAAAAGtgaaaaccctgccttctggtcctcttggttggcccgacagcaccaggcaagatcaatcgagcacagaaaagtatttgaatacaaaacaactatgtatttgacccaggtctgattacattacagtatgcGTCGCATCACAtgcattacatacatacaatcaCTCAGATCTTCTTATCCAGTGCGACTAACAGTCTCAAagaacattaaattacatttattttgtaaagtgGTTTTTGCACAGAACAGTCACAAAGACCCTTTTACAGGGAAACATTGGAAAGGAAAATTGGGCAGAAAGCAGGCCTGAAACCCCAAAAATCCGAGCGAGGTCAAAAGAGTAAGTGGCTTCGGATAAGGGCATCAGCTAAagacctgtaatgtaatgttacaaacGGGTCACTCGCCAGGACAAGGCCGTAGCCCAGGGCCCTCAGGTGCCGCGTGATCAGGACCAGCATGCCCCGGGGGTGGGATGTCCCGAGGCAGAACTGCGACGGCGGGGCGGACAGCACCGCCAGCCTGgagcagaagagagggagggggcacgGGACACACGTCAGTGTCCAATGGCAACAGGAGCGCTTCCATCACACCCTGACCTCGGCTTATCCCGGCCAACATACactctgaaagtacagtaacgtTCTCTTCGGGTTCAGACGAGTACCTTTTTCCAAGaagaattaattatatattgctggctctTCGTGCCTTTATTTCCAATAGTGTACACCCTCATTCGACctaggtcaaatatgtaatcattttggattcaaatacctttttgagagtatttttaATGAGTTCTAATAAATCAGacaagcatagaaaagtatttgaatcccaaacagttacatatttgtcccaggtctgatCCTCATATACAATCACACTCTCAACCACACCAAGCAGAGCATCAGATGTTAAGGTTTGCCACTTTCCCcttgaaatgtacatttaaattcaattcagttcttTCCCAgtatgaagaagaaaaaaattaaacagtgccaagaaaaaactccccaaatGGAAAGAACTCTTAGGAGGAAACCAGCTATAAAATGGTGGCATGATTAGGCACTGCAAACCTTATGTAACATGacaaaacatgcatttcagGACCTTGGTGAAGAGGTGAGCTTACCTCTGACAGGACTCTGGAGAGAGACCTTCTCCTGCAGATGGTGAGCACAGGCCTTCTCCTGCAGATGGTGAGCTCAGACCTTCTCCTTCAGATGGTGAGCTCAGGCCTTCTCCTTCAGACAGTGTGCTCAGATCGGTCCTTTGCAGGGGCAGTGTAATCAAACAGTCTGAAACAAACAGAGCCACACTGCTCTTGCATTCATGACATCAcaacagcccaacagctgtgcagatcttatcatggctacatggggcttgaaccaccaaccttccgggtcccagtcacataccttataggtacaatttttgtgttaaatcatcgttacaaggccattgtaaatcccttcctatcgttgaaaaaggctcactgacactcaccctctgcctgtgtttatagttgttAAATCCTAGTTTCCAAATATGCCGGGCACCCTGTACGAGAACATCGTACAGCCGTACAATAGTttcagctcattggttgaaaattggttccaattgccatgGCCAATGGCGTTTCGacatcagcacgttcacaggaggggtgggataaacagtgttgtgatttgagcTGGTttgtccgaaattacctattgtacccttaaccactatgctataggCTGCCTAGTGCCAGTGCCACCCAAAATTAAACTGATACAGTTATTCACTTTAACTGTGGGTGGAACTGGCTCTAGAAGCCCCCCCCTTTATAATAACAGCTTTATTTACGGtttattaaacatttataaGATGCccacatttgaaaatattatcaGAGAGATAAACAAAGACATGGAATACTGTCGATGAGGATACGCTCCTAAGTCATTGGTATAATTACCTATAAAGTAGGCTTCTTCCAGGACCACACCCTCTTGTAATACAGCATCTTCTGCTATCTTCTGTATTAGCGTTTTCCAATCCTGAGTGACCGTCCGGTCGATGAGGAGCGTGCCATCACCGCCAGGGGGCACAGCGAGGCCCTCAGGCAAAGACGGACGGTCCAGCCGCAGACACAGGTTCACGAGATGCAGCATTCGGCGGTCCCTCGTACTCCCTGGAATGAGGGAGGGTCAGTAAGCACACGACACCGGGGAGGGCATGCAGATTCGGAGACGGTACGGCAGCGCTGGGGAGGGATCTACATTCCTGACCTTTAACTTCATCCAGAGTCTCTTTGCGGAGTAACCTTTCGAGCGGTGCGAGAGGGAACTGTCCCAGAAGGCACAGGGAGAAGACGCCGCTCAGCAGTTCACTGGGAGACATCGTGGGAAGGTAGGATTCCAAGACACTGACGATGCTGTCCAGGAACCTGTtggggaaaagaaagaaaacacacatcCCACTTGATCTACTCTTTAATTCCTTCAAGAGGAGCATTCCCCAACCTTTTTCCTTCCGTGGCACTGTCCACTTTGTACAGAATCTCATGGTGCGCCAAAAGTGAGCAACGTACTCATGTCAATATGAACTGCAAAGTACACCAGTACTTTGCACCTGGCAGACCTGACCTCGTGTGAAGATACACCAGTTGAGAAACTGTTCAAGACCACGTTGGCACAAACAAATGAGACATGGGAGAATTTTGTACACATGTGGTCAAGTGATCGAAGTCTGAGAGAATAACTTACTCTTGTTTCTGATTTTCAGGAAAGTGGTTTAGCTGGGAACAGACTTTCAGAATGCCGAGCACATCCTTCAGGGACAGAGAGTTTGGGTCTTGCATCACTCGCCCAAAGAACATGTCTAAAAGGGACACCGGACGGAATCCAAGATCCATGAATATTAACAGGAAGATGATCAACTATGAGAGAAGATGGGAAATGGTCTGGATCAGATCAAAGtttgaagaggaggttttctgtttttattttaacattctaagtcagtgttctagaactcattCTAACTAACATTCTACTCACATATTCGTGATCTCACACCGTAACGTGTCaacaataaaatgcaattatCTGTATTGCACTGCACTGGAGCAAATGCTTgcctatttattttgtttgtcatgtttGTACTGCTTACAATTCAGCTTCATCTTTGAAGGGAAAGGTCCTTCAATGAATACCAAGCCAAAATTTATGGGAATTAAGACTAGTAGAAGCCCATTTGAGACTATCacataaacatactgtacatattattCCATTCATGAGTGTGCATTAAAACAGCTCTTGATCTGGGCAAATTACATGAGTCCACCGATTAAAGACTCTACCGCTTAAGAACTACCGTTTTCAAgacaaaatatttcatattaaatgcAATCAATTATTGGCAGGGAAGGGCAAACTGGTGAAAGGACTTTGGTTGGAGTCACCTGTTTGTTGTTCCACATGTCAAAGGTGGAGGTCAGGTGCTCGGCAACAGTGGAGAAAAAGTGCAAGTTGCTGTAACGCAGGACCCAACAGGCACGCAGGACATTCAGGATTCTATCGGTGGGAATTACGTGGACGTTCTCTGcacaaggagagaggagagagatcaACAGCAGTTCCTCCTTTTTCCAATTCAAGCAACCAACCATTAGGCTACCCCTGCCACCAAATGAACAAAGTGCTGACATTGGATTCATAGAGAGGTGAAGCGATGGGGGAAATGGTGTACTGTCGCAGTTAAAATAACGGCAAGACACCACATCTCACCTGCAAGTTTCCTGCAGCAGACTTCCAACAGGGGCTTAGAGGAGAAGTCCATGGCAGCCAGTGTGATGACCATATACTGGGTGTTGGGTAGGGTGAACTGATCCACCATGGATAAAGCCCTTTCCTGAAGGAGACGCCATGGAGAGTGTTGGCAGAGCACAGTGTAAGAAGAGGCAGAGCGTCACCATAGAGTGAAGAACGGGACCTCACCTCCAGCTGCAGCTTCAGCCCCTGGGGGGCGTCCTTCCCAATGCAGCGCATCAGCTTCTGTAGCGACACCACACTCTTCATCCCCGAAACCCTGTGCTCCATCATCAGCCTGCGGAAACACAGCACAACATAGCCGCCTGTGAAATCCACACAACCTACCTAAAACCAGTACAAATGTACTGACAGAATTACATATACataacactttttatccaaagcgactttacAGTAAAgtcagttgattagtctaaacaggggccaatcccccagGAGCACTAGGCTGCCCCAATATAATAAAACTTCTGTTAGCACACCTATAGCACTGAGCTTGTAATTTTTGTACTGTaatgtgcagaagtcttaggcaccctagactttattatacagtgggagcaataattatatgatcccttgctgattttgtaggtttgcccacttacaaagaatgggactgtgtagaattttaatcataggtacgttgaaaatcattttaacgttgagagacagaatatcacaaaataatccacaataacaacatcatataaattttatatcatcaaataagtatttgatccatagaacaataggacttaatacttggtggagaaacctttgttggcaagcacagaggtcagacgtttgttgtagtttttcaccaggtttgcacagatcttgggagggattttggtccactcttctttgcagatcctctccaaatccttaaggttccgaggctgtcgcttggcaactcaaagcttcagctccctccacagatttacgatgggatttaggtctggagactggctaggtcactccaggaccttaatatgcttctttttgagccactcctttgttgacttggccgtatgttttgggtcattgtcatgttggaagacccatccacaacccattttcagtgctctcactgagggaaggaggtagtcgccccaaaatttcctggtacatggccccattcatcctcccctcgatacggtgaagtcgtcgtgtccccttagctgagaaacacccccaaagcataaggtttccacctccatgcttcacagtgggggcggtgttcttggggttgtactcagcatttctcttcctccaaacacggcgagtc encodes:
- the fastkd2 gene encoding FAST kinase domain-containing protein 2, mitochondrial — protein: MTAYKLGHDLLRGTALLRSGGLLWQGCSFPGLGGTVSAHSGQRYAGHSCLSSTAQKRRPSVSYHVYAVRFHSQEGTSWQGLSDSGGQHHSPENPTNAMDLPKESMSQTLFNERLKECSSPTDVLDLVGQYKMKLSQVSSSLMCIWKSMKKMSEEQARYERKLMLNHPTFKLLCSYALRNATAMRRSDLGFCLFAAVKLGLPQKSRLVQTLLRAIQETLDEFDDKALSVLATSLGDMDSSENVNALRKGIGLMMEHRVSGMKSVVSLQKLMRCIGKDAPQGLKLQLEERALSMVDQFTLPNTQYMVITLAAMDFSSKPLLEVCCRKLAENVHVIPTDRILNVLRACWVLRYSNLHFFSTVAEHLTSTFDMWNNKQLIIFLLIFMDLGFRPVSLLDMFFGRVMQDPNSLSLKDVLGILKVCSQLNHFPENQKQEFLDSIVSVLESYLPTMSPSELLSGVFSLCLLGQFPLAPLERLLRKETLDEVKGSTRDRRMLHLVNLCLRLDRPSLPEGLAVPPGGDGTLLIDRTVTQDWKTLIQKIAEDAVLQEGVVLEEAYFIDCLITLPLQRTDLSTLSEGEGLSSPSEGEGLSSPSAGEGLCSPSAGEGLSPESCQRLAVLSAPPSQFCLGTSHPRGMLVLITRHLRALGYGLVLVPQEEFASLSEPEMVERLRTRIFPVKGAAAV